Proteins from one Candidatus Zixiibacteriota bacterium genomic window:
- a CDS encoding amphi-Trp domain-containing protein has protein sequence MSKKELSFKGRVEPARAVNFLNDLVAGLNSGGFYLQNGDDYIGLKPNQHLLMEVEASQKKGKDKITIELSWDREDIQTEDMKLRITSAPPQSMEKKETEKIEDTVKDG, from the coding sequence ATGAGCAAAAAGGAACTCTCTTTTAAGGGTCGTGTGGAACCGGCCCGGGCGGTTAATTTCTTGAACGACCTCGTGGCTGGTCTGAACTCGGGCGGGTTTTACCTGCAAAACGGCGATGATTATATCGGCTTGAAACCAAACCAGCACCTGTTAATGGAAGTCGAAGCATCCCAGAAAAAAGGCAAGGACAAAATCACTATCGAGCTGAGCTGGGATCGCGAAGATATCCAGACCGAGGACATGAAGCTCCGGATCACATCCGCTCCTCCTCAGTCAATGGAGAAAAAAGAGACTGAAAAAATCGAAGATACAGTCAAAGACGGGTAA
- a CDS encoding GAK system CofD-like protein, whose protein sequence is METKPSKNDLPATQLKITRPITIPDQLRLARYKRAPELGPRILFFSGGTALNKLSRILTTFTHNSIHLVTPFDSGGSSAKLRDAFNMLSVGDMRSRLMALADRSVTGHPEIYNLFVYRLPKDQPRTELKDRLKSMVEGGDPLVANVPDPMRKIIRAHLRFFYNAMPESFDLRGASIGNLILAGGYLNNNRHIDPVVFMFSKLVDARGIVRTITGQFLHLVAELENGETIRGQKNLTGKEVPPINSKVKNVFLTDDLDGLHNSKTPIRRKIRDLISMAELICYPVGSFYSSVTANLLPEGVTNSILDNHCPKIYIPNMGIDPEQFGMTVSDCVETLIRYLKQNSVDNVSTEKLLNFVIVDSKYGDYPGGLDLEEIRRQGVEVIDTPLVTESSRPLIDEKRLIEVVLSLT, encoded by the coding sequence ATGGAGACCAAGCCGTCAAAAAACGATCTTCCCGCTACACAGCTCAAAATCACGCGCCCGATAACTATCCCCGACCAACTGCGCCTGGCCCGTTACAAACGCGCACCGGAGCTGGGACCGCGGATCCTGTTTTTCTCCGGGGGAACAGCGTTAAACAAACTGAGTCGTATCCTGACTACATTCACTCATAACTCAATTCATCTCGTAACCCCTTTCGATTCGGGTGGAAGTTCGGCCAAACTTCGCGACGCTTTCAATATGCTCTCTGTGGGCGATATGCGCAGTCGCCTGATGGCCCTGGCCGACCGCAGTGTCACTGGTCATCCGGAAATCTACAACCTGTTCGTATACCGTCTGCCAAAGGATCAGCCCCGGACCGAACTCAAAGACAGGCTCAAGTCGATGGTCGAGGGCGGGGATCCGCTTGTCGCCAATGTTCCCGATCCGATGCGCAAGATTATCCGCGCGCACCTTCGTTTTTTCTATAATGCCATGCCGGAAAGCTTCGACCTGAGAGGCGCAAGTATCGGCAACCTTATCCTGGCCGGCGGTTATCTAAATAACAACCGTCATATCGATCCGGTTGTATTTATGTTTTCCAAGCTGGTCGACGCTCGCGGGATTGTGCGCACCATCACCGGACAGTTTTTGCATCTCGTGGCCGAACTCGAAAACGGCGAGACAATCCGCGGTCAGAAAAACCTGACCGGCAAGGAAGTCCCACCCATAAACTCGAAAGTCAAAAACGTGTTTTTAACTGATGATCTGGACGGATTGCATAACTCGAAAACACCAATCAGAAGGAAAATCCGTGATTTGATCTCCATGGCAGAGTTGATCTGTTACCCGGTGGGAAGCTTCTACTCGAGCGTAACAGCCAACCTGCTTCCCGAGGGAGTGACTAATTCGATTCTTGACAATCATTGTCCTAAAATCTATATTCCCAATATGGGGATCGACCCGGAGCAGTTCGGTATGACTGTCTCCGATTGTGTCGAGACATTGATCAGATATCTAAAGCAAAACAGCGTCGATAACGTCTCCACAGAGAAGTTACTGAATTTCGTAATCGTGGATTCAAAATACGGGGACTATCCCGGCGGACTCGACCTCGAAGAGATCCGTCGTCAGGGTGTTGAAGTAATCGACACTCCGCTGGTGACCGAAAGCAGCCGCCCCCTTATCGACGAAAAACGGCTGATCGAAGTGGTCCTGTCATTGACCTGA